CGCGTGATAACCTCGCCCCAGGGCGCCGAAATCGACACCCAGGAGGCGGGCGAGGTACTCAACTTCTGCGCCAATAACTACCTGGGCCTCAGCTCGCACCCTGAGGTGGTGAAGGCAGCTAAAGAAACCATCGACTCGCACGGCTACGGCCTGTCGTCGGTGCGCTTCATCTGCGGCACCCAGGATATTCACAAGGCGCTCGAAGCCAAGCTAGCCGAGTTTCTGGGCACCGAGGATACCATTCTCTACGCGGCGGCTTTCGACGCCAACGGCGGCGTGTTTGAGCCGCTGTTTGACGAGCGCGATGCCATTATCAGCGACGCCCTCAACCACGCCAGCATCATCGACGGCGTGCGCCTATGCAAGGCCAAGCGCTACCGCTACACCCACAACGACATGGCCGACCTGGAAAAGCAGCTCCAGGACGCCGTGGCCGCCGGCATGCGCCACCGCATCATCGTCACCGATGGCTCGTTTTCGATGGACGGCACCATTGCGCAATTAGATAAAATCTGCGACCTGGCCGACCAGTACGACGCGCTGGTGATGATAGACGAGTGCCACTCGATGGGCTTTTTGGGCAGAACCGGCCGCGGCACCCACGAGTACCGCAACGTGATGGGCCGCGTCGACATCATTACCGGCACGCTGGGCAAGGCGCTGGGCGGTGCGATGGGCGGCTTCACGAGCGGCCGCAAGGAGATTATCGAAATCCTGCGCCAGCGCTCGCGGCCGTATCTGTTCTCGAATACCCTGGCGCCGGCCATTGTGGGGGCCAGCCTGCGCGTGCTGGAGCTGCTGACCGAAAGCACTACCCTGCGCGACCAGCTCGAAGAAAATACCAAGTACTTCCGCGCGCAAATGACGGCCGCCGGCTTCGACATCACGCCCGGCGAGCACCCCATCGTGCCCGTCATGCTCTACGATGCCAAGCTGGCCCAGAACTTTGCGGCCCGCATGCTCGACGAAGGTATCTACGTGGTGGGCTTTTACTACCCCGTAGTGCCACAGGGCAAGGCCCGCATCCGGGTGCAGCTGAGCGCGGCCCACACCCGCCCGCAGCTCGAAAAGGCCGTGGCGGCCTTCACCAAAGTAGGCAAGGAGCTAGGCGTGCTGAAGTAAGCGCGGCGCCGGAACTTCGGAAAACCAGGAGGTTAGCTATTCCCTGCCGGTTTACCGTAGAATAGGCTTCACTCTACTTCTTCACCGCTATGAGCCGAATTTTTTTAGTCGACGACCACACCATCGTCCGCGATGGCCTGCGGGCACTGCTCACCCATGAGCCCAACATTACGATAGTGGGCGAGGCCAGCAACGGACAGGAACTGCTCGACCGCCTGCCCACCACGCCGGCCGACGTGGTGCTGCTCGACGCCAACATGCCGGTACTCGACGGGCTAGCCACCACCCTGCGCCTGCGCGCCGAGTATCCGCAGGTGCGCGTGCTCATCCTGAGCATGCTGGCCCACGAGCGCTACATCGGCCAGCTCTTCGATGCCGGGGCCTCGGGCTACGTGCTTAAGAGCGCCGAGAAAGACGAGATTCTGGTGGCCATTCAGATGGTTATTTCGGGGCGGCAGTTTTTGTGCAGCGACCTGGGCCTGAATATGCTGCGCAAGGTACTGGCCAAAGACGACGAGCCCGACGAAACTACCAAGGCCAGCCGCCTCTCGCGCCGCGAGAGCGAGGTGCTTCAGCTGCTAGCCGAAGGTCTTACTACCAATGAGATAGCCGAAAAGCTGTTTACCAGCAAGCGCACCATCGAAACCCATCGCCAGAACATTCTGGAAAAAACCCAGACCAAAAACACGGCCGCGCTCATTCGCCTGGCCGTGACGCAGGGCCTGCTTGACTAGCCCCGCCTTAGCTGACTAGGCAGCACTAAGCCCGGCTCCTTCATAGCAGTGCAGAGAGAAGCCGGGCTTGGTGCTGCGTGGGCTAGCAGGCGGGGCAGCTACTTGGCCGCTTTCGCGCTGGCTTTGGTTTCAGCGGGTCGGCTAGGCCCCCGGCGGCTGGTGAGGCCGCCTTTGCGGCCGGCGGCGCGGGCTTCTTCGGCCGTCCACTTGTGGCCTTGGCCGCTGGCGTGCGAGGCTTTGCCGCCTTCGCTGGCAATGCGACGCTGCTCGGCGGGGTCCATGCTGGCAAAGCCCCGGCGGCTGGTGCGGCTGCCATCGCCGATGCGGGCGGCCGGGCGGGTTTTGAATGGTAGGGGCGGCGCAGTGGCCAGGGGCTGGGAGCTCAGGGTCGGTTTCATAGTAGAACAGGGAGAAGTAAAATGAAAAGGATAAAGGGAGTAAACCTGCTAGGCACTTGCAACAACTAAATAGCCCACTAAGTCTGGCTTTATTACTAATAAATGCCTAATTCACAACATAATTACCGAGTAATACGGAGCACCTCTGCGGGTTTTCCCCGGTAATGCGCGCGAAATCCCGCAACTCTTAAAAAAATACGTAGCTGAGCTATATAGTTGTTGCAATAGCTGGCGGCGCTGAACGTTATCCAAGGTAGAAAACAGGTATAAATACGTAGCGGAAATCCGCCTCGTATCCTAGTAACCAACTGATTTACACCTGTACATTTGCGGCATCGCTCTCTTTCCTCGCTATGAATGACGCCTTCTTCCTCCTTATCCTCCCCACGCGTACCCTTACCATTCACCTGGGTACCTACCGCCAATGCGCGGGCTTGAGCCTGCGCGGCAGCTGCACCAGCGCGGCCGATGCCGCGCACCTGCTGCAAACCGTGCAACAGCTGCTGGAGCGCCACCCCACCCAGGCCTGGGTAGACAGCCAGCTGCTGCACGAGCTCAGCCAGCTGGGCCAGCAGGCCATCCTGCGTGCCACCGCCGCCAGCCAGCGAGCTGGCACGCAGCTCTATTGGTGCGGGATGTCGGCTGCCCTGCGTCGCGAGCTGCACGCCAGCGGCCTCGCCGGGCAGCTCACGCTTCAACCCGCTGCCAGCTACGGGGGGCCTAGCTTTCTGCTACCCGCGCAGCTGGTTTCTTCTACCCGGCAGCCGCAGGCTTAGGCCGCGTGGGCGCGACCAGCAGCCACTCCTGCAAGCGGGTTTTGAGCTCGGCGGCGGCCAGGCCCCGGTGAATTTCGCCGTGGCGCACCAGGCTCATCTGGCCGGTTTCTTCGCTCACTACCAGCACCACCGCGTCGCTGGCTTCGGTGAGGCCCAGCGCGGCGCGGTGGCGCAGGCCCAGCGCGGCGGGCACCTCGGGGTTTTGGCTCACGGGCAAGATGCAGCGGGCGGCCACCAGGCGGCCCTGGGCCACTATCACGGCGCCGTCGTGCAGGGGCGAGGTCTTGTTGAAGATGGCCAGCAGCAGGCGCTTGCTGGGCTCGGCGTCGAGGCGGTCGCCCGACTCGGCGTAGGAGCTGAGGTCGGAGGTGAGCGTGAAGCAGATGAGCGCGCCGGTTTCCTTGCCGGCCAGGCTCTTAGCCGCTTCTACGAAAGCCGCCACGCTGGGCGCGCCGCTGGCCGGCCGGCTGGGCCGCCGCCACCACCCTAGCGGGCCGCCGCCCTCCATCGCCACCTTGCCCACATTGAGCAAAAACCGCCGGATTTCCTGCTGAAACAGAATGATGCTCGCCAGCACGCCCACGCTCATAAACTGCCCCAGAATGGCCGAGAGCAGCCCCAGCCCCAGCGCATTCACCACCAGATACACCAGGTACAAGCTCAGCAGGCCGAGTGCAACGTTGAGGGCCACCGAGCCGCGCAGCAGCTTGTAGAGCTGATACAGCAACCAAGTCACGAGCAGCACGTCGGCCACGTCGGCTAGCCCGAGGTGCAGGAAGTAAAAGGGAAAAGGGAGCGGCAAGGAGCAGGCGGTTGGTACAACAAAGAACGGTCTTTGCGCCGCCGTGGGCAAGGTGAGCCATTTTTTACTTCATCTGGCGCCCACCAAGGCAATGGTCTGCCGGGCTTCGGCTACGTCGTGCACGCGCAGCAGGCGCGCCCCGCCCTGCAGGGCCAGCACGTGCAGGGCGGTGGTGCCGTTGAGGGCCGTTTCGGGGCCTAGCCCTAGGGGCTTGTACACCATAGCCTTGCGCGAGAGGCCCGCCAGCAGGCCGTGGCCGAGCGGGGCCAGCTCGGGCAGGCGGCGCAGCAGCTCGTGGTTATGGGTGGGCGTTTTGGCAAAGCCAAAGCCGGGGTCGAGCAGCACGTCGGGCAGGGCTAGCCCGCCGTTGGCCTGGCGCAGGGCATCTAGCTGGTCGCGGAAGAACCGCAAGAGCGTGAGCACGATATCTTCGTCGTAGTGGGCCAGCGCGCGCATGGTTTGGGGCGTGCCCTTGAGGTGCATGAGGCAGTAGGGCACGCGCAGGCTAGCCACGGTGGCCAGCATCTCGGCGTCGAGGGTGCCGCCGCCAATGTCGTTGATGAGGTCGGCGCCGGCGGCCACGGCCTCGGCAGCCACGCTGGCCCGGAAGGTATCGGCCGAGATAAAGGCCTCCGGAAACTCGCGGCGCAGGGCGGCCAGGGCGGGCACCAGGCGGCTTTTTTCTTCGGCGGGGCTGATGTCGTCGGCGCCGGGGCGCGAGCTGTAGCCGCCCACGTCGAGGGCGGC
The genomic region above belongs to Hymenobacter sp. BRD128 and contains:
- a CDS encoding KGG domain-containing protein, with product MKPTLSSQPLATAPPLPFKTRPAARIGDGSRTSRRGFASMDPAEQRRIASEGGKASHASGQGHKWTAEEARAAGRKGGLTSRRGPSRPAETKASAKAAK
- the folP gene encoding dihydropteroate synthase, whose amino-acid sequence is MPLQNPQNQPFTNVLRSPHGRLLDLRQPQVMGILNVTPDSFYPGSRLGPADEAALLHRAEAMLAAGAAALDVGGYSSRPGADDISPAEEKSRLVPALAALRREFPEAFISADTFRASVAAEAVAAGADLINDIGGGTLDAEMLATVASLRVPYCLMHLKGTPQTMRALAHYDEDIVLTLLRFFRDQLDALRQANGGLALPDVLLDPGFGFAKTPTHNHELLRRLPELAPLGHGLLAGLSRKAMVYKPLGLGPETALNGTTALHVLALQGGARLLRVHDVAEARQTIALVGAR
- the kbl gene encoding glycine C-acetyltransferase produces the protein MYGTLQADLQHQLQEIKDAGLYKKERVITSPQGAEIDTQEAGEVLNFCANNYLGLSSHPEVVKAAKETIDSHGYGLSSVRFICGTQDIHKALEAKLAEFLGTEDTILYAAAFDANGGVFEPLFDERDAIISDALNHASIIDGVRLCKAKRYRYTHNDMADLEKQLQDAVAAGMRHRIIVTDGSFSMDGTIAQLDKICDLADQYDALVMIDECHSMGFLGRTGRGTHEYRNVMGRVDIITGTLGKALGGAMGGFTSGRKEIIEILRQRSRPYLFSNTLAPAIVGASLRVLELLTESTTLRDQLEENTKYFRAQMTAAGFDITPGEHPIVPVMLYDAKLAQNFAARMLDEGIYVVGFYYPVVPQGKARIRVQLSAAHTRPQLEKAVAAFTKVGKELGVLK
- the cdaA gene encoding diadenylate cyclase CdaA; this translates as MPLPFPFYFLHLGLADVADVLLVTWLLYQLYKLLRGSVALNVALGLLSLYLVYLVVNALGLGLLSAILGQFMSVGVLASIILFQQEIRRFLLNVGKVAMEGGGPLGWWRRPSRPASGAPSVAAFVEAAKSLAGKETGALICFTLTSDLSSYAESGDRLDAEPSKRLLLAIFNKTSPLHDGAVIVAQGRLVAARCILPVSQNPEVPAALGLRHRAALGLTEASDAVVLVVSEETGQMSLVRHGEIHRGLAAAELKTRLQEWLLVAPTRPKPAAAG
- a CDS encoding response regulator transcription factor, whose product is MSRIFLVDDHTIVRDGLRALLTHEPNITIVGEASNGQELLDRLPTTPADVVLLDANMPVLDGLATTLRLRAEYPQVRVLILSMLAHERYIGQLFDAGASGYVLKSAEKDEILVAIQMVISGRQFLCSDLGLNMLRKVLAKDDEPDETTKASRLSRRESEVLQLLAEGLTTNEIAEKLFTSKRTIETHRQNILEKTQTKNTAALIRLAVTQGLLD